TCTGAGATTACAATAATGATTCAGTCTCAGCGACACACGAACCCACAGCAACAGATCTATACATACTCAGGTTAGCTGCACTTATGTGTGGGTGCATGCtttagtgtgtgtatagacaccaaacacacacacacacacacacacacacacacagtacacaggTAAGACCCTGTGCATGGATGATATCATAGCCACTTCTGAGTGAATGCCCTATGAACAATAGTGAGGCATGTGAATGTTAAAAACCAGTGATTGATTCTGCACTTGTGTCTGGTGCCCTGCACTGTATCTACACTTATGCACCAAAGTGGGATCGAGTGTTTTGATAGGTCATAGACCCTTGTTGTAGGTGACAACCGGGCACTTTGTTGCCGCGGCAATCTCAGGCTCAAGGCGAGACACGGCGatctgagaaacagagaaagttaGCAGACAGTACAAAATATGTCAAAAATCGTATAATGTGAACTCTGAAAATGCATATGTGTTGCCAGAAAACCTCTATTTGTTACATCTGATGTTGTGAAACAAGCAttaagatgtttttaaaaaatgatgcaTATTTCCCCTGTACTGTCCACATTTTCCATCATTGCAAATTTTACTCTTAATATGTACATACAAAACGAAAAGAAGCAACACACTGGTAAATGTCCAAATCGGAGCTAAATCTTGCAATATTTTCCTTTGAAAACAGATGGcaatgagtgtttgtgaggcGGAATCTGAAACAGACGTCCTGGAGAGTGtgaaaacgggggggggggggggggggggggggtagggagTGGGGGTTACAAGAGCAGCGTTTTTTTGGGAGTGTGTTCGTCTGGAACCCTTGGATAGGTgcaaagagggagtgagaggagaggaggaggggagagagagagagagagagagagagagagagagagaagagcagaggacAGGAGTGAGAAGAAGTTGGCGGCACATATGTCTGTAGTTCAGTTACCATATGGAAGAACAGCTTATTACAGAGAATATTAATCATTACCCATCTTTAGTTAAGAAagtgagggggaggaggagagagagagagagagagagagaaagagagagagagagagagagagagggaggaagtgtGTGCTGGTGCCTGtatatagcgtgtgtgtgtgtgtgtgtgtgtgtgtgtgtgtgtgtgttacctgactGTTCTGAGGGAACAGGCTAATGGCAAGTGGCAAGGCTAGACTGAaggcagacaaacaaaccagactGTGTACCGGCAGCACGAGATGCCTGCGTTTCGGGAACACAGGAAGtctaacaaacacagacacacacacacacacacacacacacacacacacacagaaacaagtaTAAAACAATGATTaacaacacaatacataaaAAGTCAAATCAACATAAAACAAATTTAGAAGTCTATTAAATTTATTTAGTCATTAGAAGTCCATTAAAGGCCTGCCATAAttagcaaaaacacacactacttataaacacactaaacacactcttCAACACTTTCTCTTTGCCATGTAATTGTTCTTTGGCTGacattctcctcttttctcgctctccctctgtctctcctcctggTCAcagtgcaatgtgtgtgtgtgtgtgtgtgtgtgtgttggggggggcgTTGGTACGGGGTGGGATAGCAAACTCTGCAGGAGGCCTCTAGTGTAGTCCTGATTTAATGAAGGCAACGGCTGCTTAATGACGAATTCATCAACACATACTCAAGATGAGCTTTAATTggccaacacacactcagaagagACCAGGTCCACTGTGTACGCGGGTatgccagagagagggaaaaacactgAAGTAAATTCATAACTTCAGAAAATTCATCATTTGTCATGTTCTTAATAAATCATTTGTGAGTGAACGGTTCATGGAAGCACTGTGCAGGTTAACTGTGGTATTCTATTTAATATTAAGCGTAGCCATGCcaagataaatgaatgaagtgcATGACGGCTTACATAAACATACTGGCAGTTAATGTAGTTTTACTGAACTGACAACATAACCACACTTTCTATAACTTAAGAGGAAGAAAAGTCTGTGTTAGGCATATACATGcttgagtacacacacacacacacacacacacacacacacaatcatagaCACATAGCACTCAACACTTCAATCCATCACAGGACCCCTGCACTAGCCCTCTCCCTGAAATGACCCACTGTCCCCCTGTGTTCGCTCCATTGAGTGCCAGTGAGGGTGAGCTGACAGGCAGCATAGCAAAGGACAACCCACCATTTACCAACCtatacacagacagtcacacacacacacacacagacacacacacctgtgagtTTAGCGAGATGAGACGGGGACAAAGACAAGACCCTCACATTCCACTGTGGAACAGACCCCTGACTAACACCGTCATCAACCAACCACaagaggacacagacagacagacgcagacacacactagCCTGAACTTTTGTTAAGACACTCGTTTCTGATATAGTGATACTAAACTGAGTTGAAGATCCTTCAATAAATCCTGTGCAGAAAGATTATATTTGGAATAATATTATCCCATtgcatgacctctgacctctccaGCAGGGCCATCACCATGGGCGGCAGAACCAGGATAGGCATAGGCAGGACCACACGTGTCACAGCTGTCTCCAAAAGCGCCTGAACAGAAATCAGTCCACAAATAAATTGATAGGTAAATTAATCAGACAAAATTTAAATTGtattagagataaaaaaaaaaaacaaaaaaacaccaagatCATCACACAGGGATTTTTATTGCATCTTATGAtaacacagatagagagagagagagagagagagagagagagagcaaaagagggagagagagagagagaaagaaagagagaggagagagcaaaagagggagagagaaagagagagagagggagaaaggggtgAATTCTCAACCTTTAAAGTGTGCACTGCTTTCAACAAAGAGAAGcatacctaaaaaaaaacatgctgaccGACACACAAAGCTCATATTGTGAAAATGTATGGAGCAGTGGACATACTTTACCTGCGGGTATGCTCAAGAACTGCTCCGAGGCTCGTACAAAGTGAATCGCTGCACTGTTTATATAGCGATCAACCATAACTcttgttcatttgaaatgtagAAATTTGTTATGATTGGATCAAAAATtgtcggggggaaaaaaaaatatttttgcagaAAAATcttacacacatgaacacttatacacataaacacatcctTGGTTGATTTTGATCTTTGATGTTCATCATGTTAAAAGCCCACTCACATGCCTGGCAGCCAGTCTAGATGTGCCAACCACATTCCCACTGTCGTCCAGCACGCTGATGCCCTCTGCCAGCTCACTGTGGCGCATCAGCAACACGTTACATACGTTGGCAGTGGCTGCGGAGTCGCAGGAGAACCAACACCATGTTAAAGGGTAGCATGGACTGCTGGGAAACTAGTCACATTTCAGGCTTTAGATGTTTAAAGTTTAAATGTGAagcaaagaggggaaaaaacatcatGGACGTATTTATAAAACTAACCCAAAAAATTGTGTGCGAATGATTTACACTCATCATGAGAAtgttttgacatgtctttgaGGTCTGAGaactgtgagtgtgcgtgaatCTGTgttagagcgtgtgtgtgtgtgtgtgtgtgtgtgtgcctgaagCCTTTTTAATTTGCTGGccttgtgctgtgtgttatcaCTGTTCAGGGATGCAGTGTTATGTGGCTGAGTTAATTGGCTAAATAAATAGCTATCCACCTCTGAGGGGTTCAGACCCAGACCAAttaaccacaacacacacacacacacacacacacaatcacacacatacaatctgGTTTTTAAGTAGCAGAGTTAAGGATGTCTGCTTTAGATCATCCACGGTGGTCTCACAAAATAATAAGTATAAAAAGCACACAATCAACACAATaagcgctgtgtgtgtatgtgtatgtgcatgtatgcatgtgagtgtatgtatgcatgcgtatgtgtgtgtatacgtacacacgtgtgtgtgtgtgtgtgtgtgagagtgtgcctAGAGGATGTCCTTCAGATGTTAATAGAAATGCAGGCCGTGGCCAGATTGGCTTATTACTGATAAATCTTGCCTTTAGGTCAACTATCAGataagaggagaaaaaataaacagacaaaaacaaatcaaagtcAAATTTCAAACATCTTGTATCGACTGCATTTAATTAGCTTGGTTTAATTACCTTTTACGGCTAAAcgctgaagaaaaacaacagcaacaacaacaacaataacaacaacaacagcaacagcaacaacaacaacaacaacatggcGGCCTGGAGACAGGGAGCCcaatactgacagagagagcattttaAGCCTAATTAACCAATTAGAGAGCTGCAGCCAAGAGCTAACGAGGCCCGTTACCCAAGCCCAGAGTGGCAAAGTAGGGACCTGCTGATTTAATTAAAGGGATTGGGAGACAAGGTTGGGGGGGGCGcacaaaaacaatttaattaCAGCCAAGTGTCCCCATGGAATCATGGGATGGACTGCCTGAGTCCCCCCTCTGGGTCTTGTTTGAGGCGCAGAGTGCTAACACAATTCCGAGATAACATTTCTGCCGGCGTTCCCTACTGACACTTGCCgaaaacatacataaataagaataaacaaacactcataGTCTGCTACAGGTTGAAGGAAAGCGCACTGTCATTTAGAGGCTAAGTGTCCTTATAATTACAAACATGAAGCCTCAGCTCTCCCACAGCGGAAAATAATGACCAGAATTTGAATTATTATTAATCATCATTATTCAGGTAATGTTGATCATTACTCGTTTACTCATTTACACATTTGCCTCATTTCTGCAGACTTCGATCACTGTGGGCTGGAATGAAAATCAACGAGAATCAGAGAGGGGTCCAGAGGAAGCGATTTCAGCGCGGATTAAATCGACGCACGCTTTTACGTACCTACGGCGGGGAAAGGGACGAATCTTTGGATCAAAACCCGTGTGGCTGGACTGAAACGCTCAGCTCTCTGAATCAGAATATTGAGTcctacctaaacacacacacacaaacacacacacacagaatcaagtCTTTCGTAGTGCAGGAGGGGGCAACAGAATTACCCATACTACATTGCAGTCCTTTTCACAATCTACTTAACTCTGCTTGCCTCTCATAGACTCAGCTGCTCCCCTCTTTAAGGTACCAATTCTGCTCTATGCTTAATGGCTTTGCTACCCTACATTCCCTCTATGCTATACTACTGTATGGGATTTTGCACTATTCATACCActtcacataaaaacacaaaaactcaaCACTAAATCTGGGGACACATCCCTATTACTCTAAatctgttttgaaaacaaatgctTTATCAAATGCttacaaaaaaccaaaaccattcTGAATGTATGTGATCAAATTCTATCTTAAATGTGATCCTAGcttcaaaaagaggaaaaaggaaaacagagggaaaaacatttttaatgtcctCGGCCCCTGTGCGTGCTGTACTGAAATATGGGCCATGTGGATGGCTGGTGTGAGAGGTCAGGCCATGCCCAGATCATAATCTCCTTCTCTGAAAGGTCTTTTGAAACTTCCATAGCTACTTttccagtctgtgtcagagcATCCTTCTATGGTGTCCTTACCCTGCCTAGTAATGATTCTTCtagtgaaatgtgttttaattaacTGCCTCCTTCTTCCCTTCCCCACAGGGCACAGAACCATTTGGAGCCTTCGTTGCCGTGGTTATGATTGTCATGCTGTAGGGCATCAAGCCACCACCCAGCAGGCCACCTAATTGGTTCTATGGGATGCAGGCAGGGGCGTGGTCACTCTGGCATATGAACCCAGTTCACTAGTGAGACTGAGGAAAGCACTGAGTGTGTACTTCTATGTGTGAATGATACATGCTCCAACAGTTTGCTTGTCTTATTCAAACGGACACTTTAGAATAAAATGCACGTTCCCTCAGCAGTCTGATTTCCAACCTAGCGttagatagaaaaaaaaaacaaccgaaATGTACATATTTAGATAGGAGGATTTCTCCTCATGAACTCTCTGAAACTTTTaaacacatcagtgtgtgtacgtgtgtgggaGACTCACTGCTATGGTTACTGCACTGCTGACTGCTCCCATGTAACCCTGCACAAACGTTGACACTGGTGTGGGCTAGAAGCACaggaaaaacaatattttacaaaaggATAACACACAACGAGACAAAAGGGATGATAAAGAACcgagaaacaataaaaaaaacgaTTGAGGAATATCTTTAATCTGAATCCTGCTCCTTTTCTTACAGCTGTCACTAATCATCCAACGCAACCTTATACATTTGACATTTCTAAATATCAGAACCTCTTTAGGAGAATAAAAGGGATTAAAGTCTAAAACCGTCGTACCTTGGTGGCATTACGATTGCAGTAGTTAACACATGCATTGTGACTCTGGTTCAaccactgaaatgaaagagtgacagagagagtagagagaagaaaaaaaaacaacaacaaccgtATAACTGGTAAAACAACAACCACATACCACTGATGCGTGTACATGACTGCAAATAGCAGACTATATCTGTGTAAACGCTCCCACAGATAAATGAACATACTCAGTGAGGCTGAGAACTCTACCTGCCAGAAGATAGTGGAGGCCAGGGTCTGATTGGGAAGCAGAAGGCCTATCACCTGCACACATTGAATTACGTGAAATTGGAAATTTCAGGTAAGAATACTGTTGCACAGTACCTGGAGAACAGGATGTGATGTTGAGGTTTTAAAATAAGAGACTTTTGCCAGTACAAGAATCAGCattctcaaaaacaacaaaaaaaaaccctcacatttACACGAATTTTAATGGCTATGAATAGTTCGTTTCTATTCCAAAGTCTAATTCACTGAGTTAAAACAATAACATTCTAAAAGCATGAATTCTAAGAAGTACTTTATATTGGATTCCATGTGAAAaactcagacaaacaaagaattCATGTAAAACGGCCCAGTGTCCTAGTGTCTCAATGCCTCTGCAGCCATCATAACTTACCACTGGTGTACCAAAGGGCACATAACCTgtacagagaaagggagaagcaataaagtgattgagagagagacagagagagagagagaggacacaattTCAGCCAATTAATGTAGATTTAAAGAAATGTGTGCAAGTATTTGAACTCTGTAGACCAGTCCTCTATGACCCGTAGATAATTACACTGTGAATACACTCACATATGGCTAAAATCACCATTGACCTTTAATATGCTAATCATACTCAGATGTGTCTGAAGAAACTTGTCGTTCAGTCTGACAGAGAAGCAGTCGTGTTGCTCCCAGCAGGTTCtacatccttctctctctctctctccctctctctctctctctctctcttttcttcttctccccaAATAGCTGTGTTAACACCAGACTAAAATACTCCTCTTTCTGTGAGGCCCAACAGTGGCTGTAAGCAGCAGGGGGCAGACGTAATCAGAAGCCAACTTTAATCAGAGCCCAGCGAAAGCATGACCTTTCCCCAACCATCCGATCTGCGCAGGCCCCCCGCCACGGAGCCCGGGTCTCCGCAGCGTTTAACGAGCAGCCAATGACCTCTGAAAcgtacagtcacacactcactcacaccccTACCTGACATGCGAAAGGGCATGGGGATCTTCTCTCCTGTGTCAGGATGAATGATGGCCTGGAGACATAATGAGCCCCGCGAACaaggtaaagaaaaaagagaggaaaagagagagaaggagtaagAGGGGGCAAGGGGGAATCCAATACCACGCTCACCtgtcacttttcactttttaaatttcacttaaCATCCCTACAGTGTGTTACACCAGcactgtgagagggagagagagaaagaaaaaagcgaGAGAGGGCTAGTGTGTatgcaggtgtatgtgtgtctgtggattgTGTTTTTCTACAGTAACAATGTTAAACTTACTGGTCAACACGGACCAGTAAGATGCACCTGATAGATTAAGGTTGTAATGTATTAGTAGAGAGAGGCTTATGACAGATTTAACTACACTGAGTGAGACAGTCATCAAAACCAActcagactaaaaaaaaaacccacctgtTTCACTTTCTGAGCTTCCCAAAgctagagggagagggagagtagaGTAAGAACGAGAAAGAGtaagagcgagaaagagagggaagacaaaGATCAAGAAAGcatgattaaaacaaataataGTGATGTCCTCTGTTTCTGGGCCCTACCCCAACTCATCATACGCTTGTTTTGTGTGCAAGGAGCAGTTAACGAAGAATTAGACATAAAAAGATACACCCACAGCctcatcaccatggcaacatcaCCCCTCTCTACAACACAGTTTGGCCACTCCTCAGACCCTTACttgacctctgcattttcaTAAATAACCTTTAGCCTTTAATAAGCATTAACCGGAACCACGACCATTATGTGAGggcctgtgtttgtatatgctCTGACCTGTGCGTTGGTTATGCCTGGAGGTAAGGtgccatttttaaaatgctCCAAGAGTGCGATACACTCCTTCAGACGGCGCTGCAAGGGGAGGGAGATAAGAATCACTATTTGTAATGTCCTTAAGAATAATTTGTGTGTGAAGTCATCCAGATAGACTCATTTTTGGAATTAAACTTTTAAGACCAACTCACTGGTAGTTTAAGTAAGTCTGGTAAACTGAAGTCAAATTATTTCACAATTGTTTCATTTATAAAATTACGAATTGATTAACACATTAAGTCATTCCTACTGACTCGTAAGCATTTCTTTGCCTttgtatatacagtgtgtgatAGAAAGAGATGGAGTTGGGTGGATCCacagtacgtgtgtgtatgacacaTGTACTCATTAACAGGGCATGCTAAGGGCATGCCTATCGCCCTGTGGGATGGAGAGGAGGtgatatgtgagtgtgcgtgtgtgttctctaAGCTCACAACTGGTCCTCTCGTCCACACCTTTTCATATCCCATGAGCCACTGCAATTACTGTCATCACACACCCTGCTAACAGTCTCATTACAAGCcagtaagtacacacacacacacacacacacacactcacagaaagagagagagaggtactgcgagtctctctctcttcctttctctcatcATACTTCTAAATAAGAAGAGAAAGCCTAACAGCACAGTAATCAGGAAAAAATATACAACTTATACAGACGTTTTGGCAGTAGACAGAACTTTTTGCCTACTGTACATGTCTATCGCGCTTCAGTTCAATTCTGTGACCTATAAATGGTTAAGAACAAATCAGGTGTCCTTTGAAAATCCACGAGGTGTACCTCAGACACGAAGAGTGTGCGGGGGTCAATCACATCCAAAAAGTGTCTCAACCTGCCATAAAAGGAACCCTAGGACAAAAGaacgacagagaaagagatacttGTTCATAGGTGAACCCTCAATTTTTGGTGAGAAAGTAGTGAAGAGTAGGCTACGCGCTCTTCATAAACTGAATTCCCCAGTCCGCTCATAATGAG
This sequence is a window from Chanos chanos chromosome 4, fChaCha1.1, whole genome shotgun sequence. Protein-coding genes within it:
- the sfxn5a gene encoding sideroflexin-5a isoform X3, whose protein sequence is MSDCAEYPNFKLGESRFDQGSFYGRLRHFLDVIDPRTLFVSERRLKECIALLEHFKNGTLPPGITNAQLWEAQKVKQAIIHPDTGEKIPMPFRMSGYVPFGTPVVIGLLLPNQTLASTIFWQWLNQSHNACVNYCNRNATKPTPVSTFVQGYMGAVSSAVTIAIAVSRLEPEIAAATKCPVVTYNKGL
- the sfxn5a gene encoding sideroflexin-5a isoform X2: MSDCAEYPNFKLGESRFDQRRLKECIALLEHFKNGTLPPGITNAQLWEAQKVKQAIIHPDTGEKIPMPFRMSGYVPFGTPVVIGLLLPNQTLASTIFWQWLNQSHNACVNYCNRNATKPTPVSTFVQGYMGAVSSAVTIAVGLNILIQRAERFSPATRVLIQRFVPFPAVATANVCNVLLMRHSELAEGISVLDDSGNVVGTSRLAARHALLETAVTRVVLPMPILVLPPMVMALLERLPVFPKRRHLVLPVHSLVCLSAFSLALPLAISLFPQNSQIAVSRLEPEIAAATKCPVVTYNKGL
- the sfxn5a gene encoding sideroflexin-5a isoform X1, which gives rise to MSDCAEYPNFKLGESRFDQGSFYGRLRHFLDVIDPRTLFVSERRLKECIALLEHFKNGTLPPGITNAQLWEAQKVKQAIIHPDTGEKIPMPFRMSGYVPFGTPVVIGLLLPNQTLASTIFWQWLNQSHNACVNYCNRNATKPTPVSTFVQGYMGAVSSAVTIAVGLNILIQRAERFSPATRVLIQRFVPFPAVATANVCNVLLMRHSELAEGISVLDDSGNVVGTSRLAARHALLETAVTRVVLPMPILVLPPMVMALLERLPVFPKRRHLVLPVHSLVCLSAFSLALPLAISLFPQNSQIAVSRLEPEIAAATKCPVVTYNKGL